A genome region from Lactobacillus sp. ESL0791 includes the following:
- the upp gene encoding uracil phosphoribosyltransferase: protein MGKFTVLDHPLIQHKLTIIRRKETGSNEFRQIVGEIGGLMTYEITRDLPLKDVEIETPIGKTTQKEIAGKKLTIVPILRAGMGMLNGVMEMVPTAKVGVIGMYRDEKTLEPHEYFCKMPKDVAERQCLVVDPMLATGGSANMAISALKKRGVKDIKLAVLVAAPEGVKAVQEENPDVDIYAAAEDEKLLSNGYIFPGLGDAGDRLFGTK, encoded by the coding sequence ATGGGAAAATTTACAGTATTGGATCATCCCTTGATTCAGCACAAGCTGACAATTATTAGACGTAAGGAAACAGGCTCAAACGAGTTTCGGCAGATTGTTGGCGAAATCGGCGGTCTGATGACCTACGAAATAACCAGGGACTTGCCGCTTAAGGATGTGGAAATTGAGACGCCCATTGGCAAGACCACCCAAAAAGAAATTGCCGGTAAAAAGCTGACCATTGTTCCGATTCTGCGGGCTGGTATGGGAATGCTTAACGGGGTCATGGAAATGGTGCCAACTGCTAAAGTCGGTGTTATCGGGATGTACCGTGACGAAAAAACACTTGAGCCGCATGAATATTTCTGCAAGATGCCAAAAGATGTTGCAGAACGGCAATGTTTAGTCGTTGACCCAATGCTGGCTACTGGTGGTTCGGCCAATATGGCAATTTCTGCTTTGAAAAAGCGCGGTGTCAAGGATATTAAATTGGCAGTTTTAGTTGCGGCACCGGAAGGTGTGAAGGCAGTTCAGGAAGAGAATCCGGATGTAGATATATATGCCGCAGCTGAAGATGAGAAATTATTGTCTAACGGCTACATTTTCCCAGGTCTTGGGGATGCCGGTGACAGATTATTTGGAACAAAATAG
- the atpB gene encoding F0F1 ATP synthase subunit A encodes MDGSYVFKFLGLNFDLAGIIGSTLMAVVIFVVCILLSREVEMKPNKKQNALECLLDFTDGIVKGNVSDPDAQRHLSLYAFVLFMFIWFMNQLGLFLEVKVGNTMIVRSPTADPVTTMTFAMMTLLLSFSFGMQKKGIKGYWKSYAEPFSFLFPINLIEEVTNFLTLSLRLYGNIYAGEVLLSLIGDRFAMSFGLPTMIIAAPLAMIWQGFSVFIGSIQAYVFVTLSMVYVGKKVTTE; translated from the coding sequence TTGGACGGCTCATATGTTTTTAAATTTTTAGGTTTAAACTTTGATCTTGCTGGGATTATCGGCTCGACGCTGATGGCAGTAGTAATCTTTGTAGTTTGTATTTTGCTTTCGCGCGAAGTCGAAATGAAGCCAAACAAAAAACAAAACGCACTTGAGTGTCTGCTTGATTTTACCGACGGCATTGTTAAGGGTAATGTCAGTGATCCAGATGCGCAACGGCATTTGTCGCTTTATGCGTTTGTCTTGTTCATGTTTATTTGGTTTATGAACCAGTTGGGCTTGTTTTTGGAAGTCAAAGTAGGAAATACAATGATTGTTAGGTCGCCAACGGCTGATCCGGTGACGACGATGACCTTTGCAATGATGACCTTGCTTTTATCGTTTTCGTTTGGAATGCAGAAGAAGGGCATTAAGGGTTACTGGAAGAGCTATGCTGAACCGTTTAGCTTTTTATTCCCAATCAACTTGATTGAGGAAGTTACGAACTTTTTGACCTTGTCACTTCGTTTATACGGGAACATTTATGCTGGAGAAGTGCTACTATCATTAATCGGTGACCGCTTTGCCATGAGCTTTGGTCTGCCGACAATGATTATCGCTGCTCCCTTAGCCATGATTTGGCAAGGATTTTCAGTTTTCATTGGTTCCATTCAGGCATATGTTTTTGTAACTTTATCGATGGTTTATGTTGGTAAAAAAGTTACGACAGAATAA
- the atpE gene encoding F0F1 ATP synthase subunit C, with protein MAQVFKYLAAALVAGAAAFAAAWGNGKVITKTVESIARQPEAYSNLRSTMIIGVALIESVPILAVVVAFMILFL; from the coding sequence ATGGCACAAGTATTTAAGTATCTTGCAGCAGCATTAGTAGCTGGCGCAGCAGCCTTTGCAGCAGCATGGGGTAATGGTAAGGTTATTACCAAGACGGTTGAAAGTATTGCCCGTCAACCAGAAGCATACAGCAATTTGCGGTCAACAATGATTATCGGGGTTGCCCTGATTGAGTCTGTTCCTATCTTAGCAGTTGTTGTTGCCTTCATGATTCTCTTCTTATAA
- the atpF gene encoding F0F1 ATP synthase subunit B translates to MTFQILFAASQHIYLGNAIWYLIVFALLLVLVKHYAWGPVSAMMEKRRQKVINDLDSAADSRKKAELLANQREAALKNSRQEATQILSDAKVNAEKTSSQILADANENASSIHKKAEVDAAQAKTDALNEARGEVADISVAIAEKIIAKNLSAADQKDLVDQFIKGLNK, encoded by the coding sequence ATGACATTTCAAATATTATTTGCAGCCTCACAGCATATTTATTTAGGCAATGCTATCTGGTATCTAATCGTTTTTGCGCTTTTGCTCGTTTTGGTCAAACACTATGCGTGGGGACCGGTTTCCGCAATGATGGAAAAAAGACGGCAAAAAGTGATTAATGATTTAGATTCAGCTGCAGATAGCCGCAAGAAAGCTGAGCTTTTGGCTAATCAGCGTGAAGCTGCCTTAAAGAATTCGCGGCAAGAAGCAACACAAATTCTCTCTGACGCAAAAGTCAATGCAGAAAAGACGAGCAGCCAAATTTTAGCTGATGCAAACGAAAATGCCTCGTCAATTCACAAGAAGGCTGAAGTAGATGCCGCTCAAGCCAAAACCGATGCTTTGAATGAAGCACGCGGGGAAGTTGCAGACATTTCGGTCGCAATTGCGGAAAAGATAATTGCCAAGAATTTATCTGCAGCCGATCAAAAAGATTTGGTTGACCAGTTCATTAAGGGGCTGAATAAATAA
- the atpH gene encoding ATP synthase F1 subunit delta: MALSKEEIATRYGTALVGYAQDMNALDPVFDDLQELKKAVVANPQIIAVLSDPILDSNEKKATLSAIAQGFCSEVKAFLDFLLEYNRFGNLLAIIDEFTYLYDKAKGITSGVAITAVKLDNDQLDKLSKSIAEKYHLNAVLLENQVDPNIIGGVILEIEDRVINGSVKNKLKKIRTQLISKN; encoded by the coding sequence ATGGCTCTGAGTAAAGAAGAAATAGCTACCCGCTATGGTACTGCACTAGTTGGTTATGCGCAGGATATGAATGCGTTAGACCCTGTTTTTGATGATTTGCAGGAATTAAAAAAAGCTGTTGTGGCTAATCCGCAAATTATCGCTGTTTTAAGTGATCCAATTTTGGATAGCAATGAAAAAAAGGCAACTTTATCCGCAATCGCCCAAGGTTTTTGCAGTGAAGTTAAAGCTTTTTTAGATTTTTTGCTTGAGTATAACCGCTTCGGCAATTTACTCGCAATCATTGATGAGTTTACTTATCTTTATGACAAGGCAAAAGGCATTACTTCTGGAGTTGCAATTACTGCAGTGAAACTAGACAATGACCAACTTGACAAGTTGAGTAAGAGTATTGCAGAGAAATATCATTTGAATGCAGTCTTACTTGAAAATCAAGTTGATCCTAATATTATTGGCGGTGTGATCCTTGAGATTGAGGATCGTGTAATCAATGGTTCAGTTAAAAATAAACTGAAGAAGATTCGCACACAGCTAATTAGTAAAAATTAA